The Hahella sp. HNIBRBA332 genome window below encodes:
- a CDS encoding NarK family nitrate/nitrite MFS transporter: MSTDSKLNLFNFSDGKIKTLHITWFAFFLTFVVWFSHAPLMVFIKEALDLSSQQIKALLILNVALTIPARILIGILVDKYGPRLVYSGLLISSSFICAGFAMADTYESLALFRFLLGFVGAGFVIGIRMVGEWFPAKQVGIAEGIYGGWGNFGSAAGAMTLPTLALLFGGDDGWRYALGLTGVLTFLYGIIYYKVARNTPKGSTYFKPKKSGGLEVTSKGDFIFYLVMNVPMYLALAVLAWKLSPAGVALLTDNTMYILWIALVILFLFQTSQIWKVNKENLTHGAPEYERYKFKQVALLDLAYFVTFGSELAVVSMLPLFFLETFDGLDPVKAGLLASGFAFMNLVARPTGGHFSDKIGRRKSMMLLIGGLAGGYFVLSMIDGSWWLPLAVAATMCCSFFVQAGEGAVFAIVPLVKRRMTGQIAGMAGAYGNVGGVAYLTVLSFVDYSTFFQVIAVSAAVVFVACWFLDEPSGQIAEVMPDGTVHMIDVS; this comes from the coding sequence ATGAGTACTGACAGCAAACTCAATTTATTCAACTTCAGCGACGGCAAGATAAAGACGCTCCATATCACTTGGTTCGCGTTTTTCCTGACCTTTGTGGTGTGGTTCAGCCATGCGCCTTTGATGGTATTCATTAAAGAGGCGCTGGATCTGAGCAGCCAGCAGATCAAAGCCCTTCTGATTCTCAACGTCGCGCTGACGATTCCGGCGCGGATCCTGATCGGCATTCTGGTCGACAAGTACGGTCCACGATTGGTTTATAGCGGCTTGCTGATCTCCTCTTCATTCATCTGCGCCGGCTTCGCCATGGCGGACACCTATGAGTCCCTGGCCTTGTTCCGTTTCCTGCTCGGCTTCGTCGGCGCAGGCTTCGTGATCGGCATTCGCATGGTAGGTGAATGGTTTCCCGCCAAACAGGTTGGCATCGCTGAAGGCATCTACGGCGGCTGGGGCAACTTCGGATCCGCCGCCGGCGCCATGACGCTTCCCACACTCGCCCTGCTGTTCGGCGGCGATGACGGATGGCGCTACGCTCTGGGCCTGACTGGTGTACTCACCTTCCTCTACGGCATCATTTACTACAAAGTAGCCCGCAATACGCCCAAAGGCTCAACCTACTTCAAACCGAAAAAATCCGGCGGCCTGGAGGTCACCAGCAAAGGCGATTTTATCTTCTACCTGGTGATGAACGTGCCGATGTACCTGGCCCTGGCGGTACTGGCCTGGAAACTGTCTCCCGCCGGCGTCGCCCTGCTCACTGACAACACCATGTACATTTTATGGATCGCCCTGGTAATACTGTTCCTGTTCCAGACCAGCCAGATCTGGAAGGTCAACAAGGAAAACCTGACTCACGGCGCGCCAGAGTATGAACGCTACAAGTTCAAACAAGTGGCGCTGCTGGATCTGGCTTACTTCGTGACCTTTGGTTCAGAACTGGCGGTGGTGTCCATGCTGCCGCTATTCTTCCTGGAGACCTTTGATGGTCTGGATCCAGTCAAAGCAGGTCTGCTCGCTTCTGGTTTCGCGTTCATGAATCTGGTGGCCCGCCCCACCGGGGGACACTTCAGCGATAAGATCGGTCGTCGCAAGAGCATGATGTTGCTGATCGGCGGTCTGGCCGGAGGTTACTTCGTGCTCAGCATGATCGACGGTAGCTGGTGGCTGCCCCTCGCGGTGGCCGCCACCATGTGCTGCTCTTTCTTCGTGCAGGCCGGCGAAGGCGCGGTGTTCGCCATCGTACCTCTGGTCAAACGGCGCATGACCGGACAAATTGCAGGCATGGCCGGCGCTTACGGCAACGTGGGCGGAGTCGCCTACCTGACCGTACTCTCATTCGTCGATTACAGCACCTTCTTCCAGGTAATCGCCGTTTCCGCAGCGGTGGTGTTCGTCGCCTGCTGGTTCCTGGACGAGCCCAGCGGCCAAATCGCGGAAGTTATGCCTGACGGCACCGTGCATATGATCGATGTAAGCTGA
- a CDS encoding nitrate/nitrite transporter, whose translation MLYTEKLGQRALAAATLAFAANFSVWTLYAVLGLRIREQLDLSIVQFGLLLAAPMFSGALLRFPAGMLSEVMSCRKLFIWQMALLPPALFMLPLISSYQGYLLAGLWLGVSGVSFTIGIRYVTAWFESRRQGFAMGVFGAGNAGAAVTLALAPVIERVWSAELIGPAYGLGMLVTLVLFWALAPEDTRYMQTRRRADLAYHLQPLKDPQVWRFSLYYYFVFGSFLALLMWLPHYYVNAYGLSLQNAMLLTLLFVTTSSMVRALGGWFADRYGGRAVNWSVFWICLVCLFFLSYPPTSMTIHGVDRDVQLEIRVNVWVFTLLMLIIGVAQGFGRASVYKIIHDYFPDHMGSVGGTVATLGAAGGFTLPIAFALAVEALGVHSASFMVLYGVLAACMVAMYAAIRNERSRRRVREAREHNFLLDD comes from the coding sequence ATGCTCTATACCGAAAAACTGGGACAACGCGCGCTCGCCGCGGCGACGCTGGCGTTCGCCGCCAACTTTTCGGTATGGACGCTGTATGCGGTGCTGGGGCTGCGCATTCGAGAGCAACTTGACCTCAGCATCGTCCAGTTCGGATTGTTGCTGGCGGCGCCGATGTTCAGCGGCGCGTTGCTGCGCTTTCCCGCAGGCATGCTGAGCGAGGTGATGTCCTGCCGGAAGTTGTTTATCTGGCAGATGGCGCTGCTGCCGCCGGCGCTGTTTATGTTGCCGCTGATTTCCAGCTACCAAGGATATCTACTGGCGGGATTATGGTTGGGCGTCTCCGGCGTATCTTTCACTATTGGCATTCGCTACGTCACCGCTTGGTTTGAAAGTCGCCGTCAGGGCTTCGCCATGGGCGTGTTCGGCGCAGGCAACGCCGGCGCGGCGGTGACCCTGGCGCTAGCCCCGGTTATTGAGCGGGTATGGAGCGCTGAGTTAATCGGACCCGCCTATGGGCTGGGGATGCTTGTCACCCTGGTGTTGTTCTGGGCGCTGGCGCCGGAGGACACCCGCTACATGCAAACCCGGCGGCGTGCGGATCTGGCGTATCATCTACAGCCGCTGAAAGATCCCCAGGTGTGGCGCTTCAGCCTGTATTACTACTTCGTATTCGGCAGCTTCCTGGCGTTGTTGATGTGGTTGCCGCACTACTACGTCAATGCGTATGGGCTGTCTTTACAGAACGCCATGCTGCTGACGCTGCTATTCGTCACCACTTCCAGCATGGTGCGGGCGCTGGGAGGCTGGTTCGCAGACCGCTATGGGGGCAGGGCGGTGAACTGGAGCGTGTTCTGGATCTGCTTGGTGTGCTTGTTCTTTCTAAGTTATCCGCCTACTAGCATGACTATTCATGGCGTTGATCGGGATGTGCAACTGGAAATTCGCGTCAACGTATGGGTGTTCACTCTACTGATGCTGATTATTGGCGTGGCGCAGGGCTTCGGCCGCGCTTCGGTCTACAAAATCATCCATGACTACTTCCCCGACCATATGGGCAGCGTCGGCGGAACCGTCGCCACACTCGGCGCCGCTGGCGGTTTCACCCTGCCCATCGCCTTCGCCCTGGCGGTTGAAGCGCTAGGCGTTCACTCCGCCAGCTTCATGGTGCTCTACGGCGTATTGGCCGCCTGCATGGTGGCCATGTACGCAGCCATCCGTAATGAGCGCAGCCGACGCCGGGTGCGGGAAGCGAGGGAGCATAACTTTCTGTTGGATGATTGA